From Excalfactoria chinensis isolate bCotChi1 chromosome 4, bCotChi1.hap2, whole genome shotgun sequence, one genomic window encodes:
- the OGT gene encoding UDP-N-acetylglucosamine--peptide N-acetylglucosaminyltransferase 110 kDa subunit isoform X1 produces MATSVGNVADSTGLAELAHREYQAGDFEAAERHCMQLWRQEPDNTGVLLLLSSIHFQCRRLDRSAHFSTLAIKQNPLLAEAYSNLGNVYKERGQLQEAIEHYRHALRLKPDFIDGYINLAAALVAAGDMEGAVQAYVSALQYNPDLYCVRSDLGNLLKALGRLEEAKACYLKAIETQPNFAVAWSNLGCVFNAQGEIWLAIHHFEKAVTLDPNFLDAYINLGNVLKEARIFDRAVAAYLRALSLSPNHAVVHGNLACVYYEQGLIDLAIDTYRRAIELQPHFPDAYCNLANALKEKGSVAEAEECYNTALRLCPTHADSLNNLANIKREQGNIEEAVRLYRKALEVFPEFAAAHSNLASVLQQQGKLQEALMHYKEAIRISPTFADAYSNMGNTLKEMQDVQGALQCYTRAIQINPAFADAHSNLASIHKDSGNIPEAIASYRTALKLKPDFPDAYCNLAHCLQIVCDWTDYDERMKKLVSIVADQLEKNRLPSVHPHHSMLYPLSHSFRKAIAERHGNLCLDKINVLHKPPYEHPKDLKASEGRLRIGYVSSDFGNHPTSHLMQSIPGMHNPDKFEVFCYALSPDDGTNFRVKVMAEANHFVDLSQIPCNGKAADRIHQDGIHILINMNGYTKGARNELFALRPAPIQAMWLGYPGTSGALFMDYIITDKETSPVEVAEQYSEKLAYMPNTFFIGDHANMFPHLKKKAVIDFKSNGHIYDNRIVLNGIDLKAFLDSLPDVKIVKMKCPDSGDTADSNAALSMPVIPMNTIAEAVIEMINRGQIQITINGFNISNGLATTQINNKAATGEEVPRTIIVTTRSQYGLPEDAVVYCNFNQLYKIDPSTLQMWANILKRVPNSVLWLLRFPAVGEPNIQQYAQNLGLSQNRIIFSPVAPKEEHVRRGQLADVCLDTPLCNGHTTGMDVLWAGTPMVTMPGETLASRVAASQLTCLGCLELIAKSRQEYEDIAVKLGTDLEYLKKIRGKVWKQRISSPLFNTKQYTMDLERLYLQMWDHYAAGNKPDHMIKPVEASESA; encoded by the exons ATGGCGACCTCCGTGGGGAACGTGGCCGACAGCACAG GGTTAGCGGAGTTGGCTCATCGTGAGTATCAGGCAGGAGACTTTGAAGCAGCAGAGAGACACTGCATGCAGCTTTGGAGACAAGAGCCTGATAATACTGGTGTGCTTTTATTGCTATCGTCTATTCACTTCCAGTGTCGCAGATTGGACAG GTCTGCTCACTTCAGCACTTTGGCTATTAAACAGAACCCACTGCTGGCTGAAGCCTACTCAAATCTGGGCAACGTGTACAAGGAACGTGGACAGCTGCAGGAAGCTATCGAGCACTACAGACATGCACTGCGCCTCAAACCAGATTTCATTGATGGATACATTAATCTGGCTGCTGCACTGGTAGCTGCAGGAGATATGGAAGGAGCAGTACAGGCATACGTGTCTGCCCTTCAGTACAACCCT GACTTGTACTGTGTTCGTAGTGACCTGGGGAACCTGCTCAAAGCCCTGGGTCGCTTGGAAGAAGCCAAG GCCTGTTACTTAAAAGCAATTGAGACTCAACCAAACTTTGCAGTGGCGTGGAGTAATCTTGGCTGTGTTTTCAATGCCCAAGGAGAAATCTGGCTCGCCATCCATCACTTTGAAAAG GCTGTAACTCTTGACCCAAACTTTTTGGATGCATACATCAATCTAGGAAATGTCCTGAAGGAGGCAAGAATATTTGACAG AGCTGTAGCGGCTTATCTTCGAGCCTTGAGTTTGAGTCCAAACCATGCAGTCGTACACGGCAACCTTGCTTGTGTGTATTATGAGCAAGGCCTGATAGACCTAGCAATAGACACCTACAGGAGGGCTATTGAACTACAGCCCCACTTCCCTGATGCCTACTGTAACTTGGCCAACGCCTTGAAGGAAAAGGGCAGT GTGGCTGAAGCAGAGGAATGTTACAATACAGCTCTTCGACTTTGTCCCACCCATGCAGATTCTCTCAACAATCTGGCAAACATCAAACGGGAGCAGGGGAACATTGAGGAAGCTGTCCGCCTTTATCGGAAGGCTCTTGAG gtgTTTCCAGAGTTTGCTGCTGCACATTCAAATTTAGCCAGCGTTCTCCAACAGCAAGGAAAGTTACAGGAAGCTCTGATGCATTACAAAGAGGCAATTAG AATCAGCCCCACGTTTGCAGATGCCTACTCCAATATGGGAAATACTTTGAAGGAAATGCAGGATGTTCAGGGAGCGCTGCAGTGCTACACCCGTGCCATTCAGATAAACCCAGCTTTTGCTGATGCCCATAGCAACCTGGCATCTATTCACAAG GATTCAGGGAATATACCAGAAGCCATTGCATCCTACCGCACCGCTCTGAAACTGAAACCTGATTTCCCTGATGCCTACTGCAACTTGGCTCACTGTCTGCAG ATTGTCTGTGACTGGACAGACTATGATGAAAGGATGAAGAAGCTGGTTAGCATTGTGGCTGATCAactggagaaaaacagactgCCTTCTGTCCACCCTCATCACAGCATGCTGTATCCCCTTTCTCACAGCTTTAGGAAAGCTATTGCTGAGAGACATGGAAATCTGTGCTTGGACAAG ATTAATGTACTTCACAAGCCGCCATATGAGCATCCAAAGGATTTGAAGGCCAGTGAAGGTCGACTTCGCATTGGTTATGTGAGCTCTGATTTTGGAAACCATCCAACATCACACCTAATGCAGTCAATCCCCGGCATGCATAACCCGGACAAATTTGag GTGTTCTGTTATGCCCTGAGTCCTGATGATGGTACGAACTTCCGTGTGAAAGTGATGGCAGAAGCAAATCACTTTGTTGACTTATCTCAG atacCGTGTaatgggaaagcagcagacCGCATACATCAGGATGGGATACACATTCTGATTAACATGAATGGCTATACCAAGGGAGCCCGGAATGAGTTGTTTGCTCTGAGACCAGCACCTATTCAG GCAATGTGGTTAGGGTATCCTGGAACCAGTGGGGCGTTGTTCATGGATTACATCATCACAGATAAAGAAACTTCTCCAGTTGAGGTGGCTGAGCAGTATTCAGAGAAATTAGCTTACATGCCAAACACTTTCTTTATTGGAGACCACGCCAACATGTTCCCCCATCTAAAG aaaaaagCAGTCATTGATTTCAAATCCAATGGTCATATTTATGATAACAGAATTGTTTTGAATGGCATTGACTTGAAGGCTTTCTTGGATAGCCTCCCTGATGTCAAGATTGTTAAG ATGAAGTGTCCTGATAGTGGAGACACTGCAGACAGCAACGCTGCCCTCAGTATGCCAGTCATTCCTATGAACACAATTGCAGAAGCTGTGATTGAGATGATTAATCGTGGACAAATTCAGATAACCATCAATGGATTCAACATTAGTAATGGACTTGCAACTACTCAG aTTAACAACAAAGCGGCAACTGGAGAAGAAGTTCCACGAACCATCATCGTTACCACCCGTTCTCAGTATGGCTTACCAGAAGATGCTGTTGTATACTGCAACTTCAATCAGCTCTATAAGATTGACCCTTCCACGCTGCAGATGTGGGCTAAT ATCCTAAAAAGAGTTCCAAACAgtgtgctgtggctgctgcgTTTCCCAGCTGTAGGAGAGCCCAATATTCAGCAGTATGCCCAAAACTTGGGTCTTTCCCAGAACAGAATCATCTTTTCTCCTGTTGCCCCCAAGGAAGAGCACGTGAGGAGAGGGCAGCTGGCTGATGTTTGTCTAGATACTCCCCTGTGCAATGGGCACACGACAGGGATGGATGTGCTCTGGGCTGGGACTCCTATGGTCACTATGCCAG GTGAAACGCTTGCATCACGAGTCGCTGCCTCCCAGCTTACTTGCCTTGGTTGTCTTGAGCTTATTGCGAAAAGTAGGCAGGAATATGAGGACATTGCTGTGAAACTGGGAACTGATCTGGAATA cctGAAAAAAATACGTGGCAAAGTCTGGAAGCAGAGAATATCCAGTCCTTTGTTCAACACCAAGCAGTACACGATGGACCTGGAGAGGCTTTACCTTCAGATGTGGGATCACTACGCTGCTGGCAACAAACCGGACCACATGATCAAGCCAGTGGAAGCCAGTGAATCTGCATGA
- the GCNA gene encoding germ cell nuclear acidic protein has protein sequence MAAFRTPLGPGRRGAAGSSASHALCFSSSSDDEFELFLAKMKTPKSVSKKEDSSLKDFIDDSMDDFFLDFKMKKSTTKKAPKDLQTPKKPMTSEKENAGSKELQYPEVLSDTDDSVFVDSPWQEYRHGGAKDLKESWKCLKVPPPQNEKELAARGSSGFPAGRAERSCEGNTGIKTPAMPLQPSAELKSDSSDSEFESLIERIRKRNTPRKPILSTSTAVYQPSMRENIKPLCEGAQPLNGKGGKTPTSKSVSLQETPSKITASVRIPRSEPVSCSQSKLNACSVPGCFLQDLSNPDSQYVKYFKKSKEELTQKLYHLYNSTVFEQKLPEKMVINWNKKMRKTAGYCVTGQTKGPDAQRYARIELSEKVCDSADRLRDTLIHEICHAATWLINGVRDGHGRFWRFYANKSAVVHPELPVVTRCHTYEIKYKFTYACVVCKATIGRHSKSLDTERFVCAFCGGRLVLRQPTPKDGTPARTNLTPFAKYVKENYGLTKRGQQGLSHAEVMRKLSADFALKTRLEDSF, from the exons ATGGCGGCTTTCAGAACCCCGCTGGGGCCGGgccggcggggagcggcggggagCAGCGCCAG CCACGCTCTGTGCTTCTCGTCCAGCAGCGATGATGAGTTTGAGTTGT TTTTAGCCAAAATGAAAACTCCCAAATCAGTCTCCAAAAAGGAGGATTCCAG TTTGAAGGACTTCATCGATGACTCGATGGATGATTTCTTCTTggactttaaaatgaaaaagagcacGACAAAGAAGG CACCGAAAGATCTTCAGACCCCAAAGAAGCCGATGacttcagagaaggaaaatgctggCTCCAAAGAGTTGCAGTATCCAGAGGTTCTGAGTGACACTGATGATTCTGTGTTTGTGGACAGCCCCTGGCAGGAATATCGACATGGAGGAGCGAAGGACCTGAAAGAGAGTTGGAAGTGCCTAAAAGTGCCACCTCcacaaaatgagaaagaattgGCAGCCAGAGGGAGTTCAGGCTTCCCTGCTGGAAGGGCAGAAAGAAGCTGTGAGGGGAATACAGGAATTAAAACACCAGCCATGCCACTCCAACCGAGTGCGGAGTTAAAATCAGATAGCTCAGATAGTGAGTTTGAATCGTTAATAGAACGGATAAGGAAACGGAATACACCCCGGAAACCCATCTTAAGCACAAGTACAGCTGTCTACCAGCCGAGCATGAGAG AAAACATCAAGCCACTCTGTGAAGGTGCCCAGCCCTTGAATGGAAAGGGAGGCAAGACACCAACATCAAAATCTGTTTCGCTTCAAGAAACGCCTTCCAAGATAACGGCTTCTGTAAGAATTCCTAGGAGCGAACCTGTCAGTTGCTCACAGTCAAA GCTTAACGCGTGCTCGGTGCCTGGCTGCTTCTTACAAGATCTCTCAAATCCAGATTCCCAGTATGTGAAGTATTTCAAGAAGAGTAAGGAGGAGCTGACGCAGAAGCTTTACCACCTCTATAACAGCACCGTCTTCGAGCAGAAG ttgCCAGAGAAAATGGTAATAAACTGGAacaaaaaaatgaggaaaacagcagGTTATTGTGTAACTGGGCAGACAAAAGGCCCCGACGCGCAGCGATACGCTCGGATAGAGCTCTCTGAGAAGGTCTGTGATTCTGCAG ATCGCCTTCGAGACACGTTAATTCATGAGATCTGCCATGCAGCCACCTGGCTGATCAATGGCGTCCGTGATGGGCACGGCCGATTCTGGAGGTTCTATGCCAATAAATCAGCTGTGGTTCACCCAGAACTGCCTGTGGTAACACGGTGTCACACTTACGAGATTAAGTACAAATTCACGTATGCGTGTGTTGTGTGCAAAGCCAC gaTCGGCCGCCATTCCAAGTCCTTGGACACGGAGCGCTTTGTGTGCGCGTTCTGCGGGGGGCGGCTGGTGCTGCGTCAGCCCACTCCGAAGGATGGCACCCCTGCCAGGACCAACCTCACACCCTTTGCAAAGTATGTCAAAGAAAACTACGGTCTGACTAAAAGAGGGCAGCAGGGTTTGAGTCACGCCGAAGTGATGCGGAAACTCAGTGCTGATTTTGCATTGAAAACGAGGCTTGAAGATTCCTTCTAA
- the OGT gene encoding UDP-N-acetylglucosamine--peptide N-acetylglucosaminyltransferase 110 kDa subunit isoform X3: MMRNMACYLKAIETQPNFAVAWSNLGCVFNAQGEIWLAIHHFEKAVTLDPNFLDAYINLGNVLKEARIFDRAVAAYLRALSLSPNHAVVHGNLACVYYEQGLIDLAIDTYRRAIELQPHFPDAYCNLANALKEKGSVAEAEECYNTALRLCPTHADSLNNLANIKREQGNIEEAVRLYRKALEVFPEFAAAHSNLASVLQQQGKLQEALMHYKEAIRISPTFADAYSNMGNTLKEMQDVQGALQCYTRAIQINPAFADAHSNLASIHKDSGNIPEAIASYRTALKLKPDFPDAYCNLAHCLQIVCDWTDYDERMKKLVSIVADQLEKNRLPSVHPHHSMLYPLSHSFRKAIAERHGNLCLDKINVLHKPPYEHPKDLKASEGRLRIGYVSSDFGNHPTSHLMQSIPGMHNPDKFEVFCYALSPDDGTNFRVKVMAEANHFVDLSQIPCNGKAADRIHQDGIHILINMNGYTKGARNELFALRPAPIQAMWLGYPGTSGALFMDYIITDKETSPVEVAEQYSEKLAYMPNTFFIGDHANMFPHLKKKAVIDFKSNGHIYDNRIVLNGIDLKAFLDSLPDVKIVKMKCPDSGDTADSNAALSMPVIPMNTIAEAVIEMINRGQIQITINGFNISNGLATTQINNKAATGEEVPRTIIVTTRSQYGLPEDAVVYCNFNQLYKIDPSTLQMWANILKRVPNSVLWLLRFPAVGEPNIQQYAQNLGLSQNRIIFSPVAPKEEHVRRGQLADVCLDTPLCNGHTTGMDVLWAGTPMVTMPGETLASRVAASQLTCLGCLELIAKSRQEYEDIAVKLGTDLEYLKKIRGKVWKQRISSPLFNTKQYTMDLERLYLQMWDHYAAGNKPDHMIKPVEASESA, translated from the exons ATGATGAGAAATATG GCCTGTTACTTAAAAGCAATTGAGACTCAACCAAACTTTGCAGTGGCGTGGAGTAATCTTGGCTGTGTTTTCAATGCCCAAGGAGAAATCTGGCTCGCCATCCATCACTTTGAAAAG GCTGTAACTCTTGACCCAAACTTTTTGGATGCATACATCAATCTAGGAAATGTCCTGAAGGAGGCAAGAATATTTGACAG AGCTGTAGCGGCTTATCTTCGAGCCTTGAGTTTGAGTCCAAACCATGCAGTCGTACACGGCAACCTTGCTTGTGTGTATTATGAGCAAGGCCTGATAGACCTAGCAATAGACACCTACAGGAGGGCTATTGAACTACAGCCCCACTTCCCTGATGCCTACTGTAACTTGGCCAACGCCTTGAAGGAAAAGGGCAGT GTGGCTGAAGCAGAGGAATGTTACAATACAGCTCTTCGACTTTGTCCCACCCATGCAGATTCTCTCAACAATCTGGCAAACATCAAACGGGAGCAGGGGAACATTGAGGAAGCTGTCCGCCTTTATCGGAAGGCTCTTGAG gtgTTTCCAGAGTTTGCTGCTGCACATTCAAATTTAGCCAGCGTTCTCCAACAGCAAGGAAAGTTACAGGAAGCTCTGATGCATTACAAAGAGGCAATTAG AATCAGCCCCACGTTTGCAGATGCCTACTCCAATATGGGAAATACTTTGAAGGAAATGCAGGATGTTCAGGGAGCGCTGCAGTGCTACACCCGTGCCATTCAGATAAACCCAGCTTTTGCTGATGCCCATAGCAACCTGGCATCTATTCACAAG GATTCAGGGAATATACCAGAAGCCATTGCATCCTACCGCACCGCTCTGAAACTGAAACCTGATTTCCCTGATGCCTACTGCAACTTGGCTCACTGTCTGCAG ATTGTCTGTGACTGGACAGACTATGATGAAAGGATGAAGAAGCTGGTTAGCATTGTGGCTGATCAactggagaaaaacagactgCCTTCTGTCCACCCTCATCACAGCATGCTGTATCCCCTTTCTCACAGCTTTAGGAAAGCTATTGCTGAGAGACATGGAAATCTGTGCTTGGACAAG ATTAATGTACTTCACAAGCCGCCATATGAGCATCCAAAGGATTTGAAGGCCAGTGAAGGTCGACTTCGCATTGGTTATGTGAGCTCTGATTTTGGAAACCATCCAACATCACACCTAATGCAGTCAATCCCCGGCATGCATAACCCGGACAAATTTGag GTGTTCTGTTATGCCCTGAGTCCTGATGATGGTACGAACTTCCGTGTGAAAGTGATGGCAGAAGCAAATCACTTTGTTGACTTATCTCAG atacCGTGTaatgggaaagcagcagacCGCATACATCAGGATGGGATACACATTCTGATTAACATGAATGGCTATACCAAGGGAGCCCGGAATGAGTTGTTTGCTCTGAGACCAGCACCTATTCAG GCAATGTGGTTAGGGTATCCTGGAACCAGTGGGGCGTTGTTCATGGATTACATCATCACAGATAAAGAAACTTCTCCAGTTGAGGTGGCTGAGCAGTATTCAGAGAAATTAGCTTACATGCCAAACACTTTCTTTATTGGAGACCACGCCAACATGTTCCCCCATCTAAAG aaaaaagCAGTCATTGATTTCAAATCCAATGGTCATATTTATGATAACAGAATTGTTTTGAATGGCATTGACTTGAAGGCTTTCTTGGATAGCCTCCCTGATGTCAAGATTGTTAAG ATGAAGTGTCCTGATAGTGGAGACACTGCAGACAGCAACGCTGCCCTCAGTATGCCAGTCATTCCTATGAACACAATTGCAGAAGCTGTGATTGAGATGATTAATCGTGGACAAATTCAGATAACCATCAATGGATTCAACATTAGTAATGGACTTGCAACTACTCAG aTTAACAACAAAGCGGCAACTGGAGAAGAAGTTCCACGAACCATCATCGTTACCACCCGTTCTCAGTATGGCTTACCAGAAGATGCTGTTGTATACTGCAACTTCAATCAGCTCTATAAGATTGACCCTTCCACGCTGCAGATGTGGGCTAAT ATCCTAAAAAGAGTTCCAAACAgtgtgctgtggctgctgcgTTTCCCAGCTGTAGGAGAGCCCAATATTCAGCAGTATGCCCAAAACTTGGGTCTTTCCCAGAACAGAATCATCTTTTCTCCTGTTGCCCCCAAGGAAGAGCACGTGAGGAGAGGGCAGCTGGCTGATGTTTGTCTAGATACTCCCCTGTGCAATGGGCACACGACAGGGATGGATGTGCTCTGGGCTGGGACTCCTATGGTCACTATGCCAG GTGAAACGCTTGCATCACGAGTCGCTGCCTCCCAGCTTACTTGCCTTGGTTGTCTTGAGCTTATTGCGAAAAGTAGGCAGGAATATGAGGACATTGCTGTGAAACTGGGAACTGATCTGGAATA cctGAAAAAAATACGTGGCAAAGTCTGGAAGCAGAGAATATCCAGTCCTTTGTTCAACACCAAGCAGTACACGATGGACCTGGAGAGGCTTTACCTTCAGATGTGGGATCACTACGCTGCTGGCAACAAACCGGACCACATGATCAAGCCAGTGGAAGCCAGTGAATCTGCATGA
- the OGT gene encoding UDP-N-acetylglucosamine--peptide N-acetylglucosaminyltransferase 110 kDa subunit isoform X2 encodes MATSVGNVADSTEPTKRMLSFQGLAELAHREYQAGDFEAAERHCMQLWRQEPDNTGVLLLLSSIHFQCRRLDRSAHFSTLAIKQNPLLAEAYSNLGNVYKERGQLQEAIEHYRHALRLKPDFIDGYINLAAALVAAGDMEGAVQAYVSALQYNPDLYCVRSDLGNLLKALGRLEEAKACYLKAIETQPNFAVAWSNLGCVFNAQGEIWLAIHHFEKAVTLDPNFLDAYINLGNVLKEARIFDRAVAAYLRALSLSPNHAVVHGNLACVYYEQGLIDLAIDTYRRAIELQPHFPDAYCNLANALKEKGSVAEAEECYNTALRLCPTHADSLNNLANIKREQGNIEEAVRLYRKALEVFPEFAAAHSNLASVLQQQGKLQEALMHYKEAIRISPTFADAYSNMGNTLKEMQDVQGALQCYTRAIQINPAFADAHSNLASIHKDSGNIPEAIASYRTALKLKPDFPDAYCNLAHCLQIVCDWTDYDERMKKLVSIVADQLEKNRLPSVHPHHSMLYPLSHSFRKAIAERHGNLCLDKINVLHKPPYEHPKDLKASEGRLRIGYVSSDFGNHPTSHLMQSIPGMHNPDKFEVFCYALSPDDGTNFRVKVMAEANHFVDLSQIPCNGKAADRIHQDGIHILINMNGYTKGARNELFALRPAPIQAMWLGYPGTSGALFMDYIITDKETSPVEVAEQYSEKLAYMPNTFFIGDHANMFPHLKKKAVIDFKSNGHIYDNRIVLNGIDLKAFLDSLPDVKIVKMKCPDSGDTADSNAALSMPVIPMNTIAEAVIEMINRGQIQITINGFNISNGLATTQINNKAATGEEVPRTIIVTTRSQYGLPEDAVVYCNFNQLYKIDPSTLQMWANILKRVPNSVLWLLRFPAVGEPNIQQYAQNLGLSQNRIIFSPVAPKEEHVRRGQLADVCLDTPLCNGHTTGMDVLWAGTPMVTMPGETLASRVAASQLTCLGCLELIAKSRQEYEDIAVKLGTDLEYLKKIRGKVWKQRISSPLFNTKQYTMDLERLYLQMWDHYAAGNKPDHMIKPVEASESA; translated from the exons ATGGCGACCTCCGTGGGGAACGTGGCCGACAGCACAG AACCAACGAAACGTATGCTTTCCTTCCAAGGGTTAGCGGAGTTGGCTCATCGTGAGTATCAGGCAGGAGACTTTGAAGCAGCAGAGAGACACTGCATGCAGCTTTGGAGACAAGAGCCTGATAATACTGGTGTGCTTTTATTGCTATCGTCTATTCACTTCCAGTGTCGCAGATTGGACAG GTCTGCTCACTTCAGCACTTTGGCTATTAAACAGAACCCACTGCTGGCTGAAGCCTACTCAAATCTGGGCAACGTGTACAAGGAACGTGGACAGCTGCAGGAAGCTATCGAGCACTACAGACATGCACTGCGCCTCAAACCAGATTTCATTGATGGATACATTAATCTGGCTGCTGCACTGGTAGCTGCAGGAGATATGGAAGGAGCAGTACAGGCATACGTGTCTGCCCTTCAGTACAACCCT GACTTGTACTGTGTTCGTAGTGACCTGGGGAACCTGCTCAAAGCCCTGGGTCGCTTGGAAGAAGCCAAG GCCTGTTACTTAAAAGCAATTGAGACTCAACCAAACTTTGCAGTGGCGTGGAGTAATCTTGGCTGTGTTTTCAATGCCCAAGGAGAAATCTGGCTCGCCATCCATCACTTTGAAAAG GCTGTAACTCTTGACCCAAACTTTTTGGATGCATACATCAATCTAGGAAATGTCCTGAAGGAGGCAAGAATATTTGACAG AGCTGTAGCGGCTTATCTTCGAGCCTTGAGTTTGAGTCCAAACCATGCAGTCGTACACGGCAACCTTGCTTGTGTGTATTATGAGCAAGGCCTGATAGACCTAGCAATAGACACCTACAGGAGGGCTATTGAACTACAGCCCCACTTCCCTGATGCCTACTGTAACTTGGCCAACGCCTTGAAGGAAAAGGGCAGT GTGGCTGAAGCAGAGGAATGTTACAATACAGCTCTTCGACTTTGTCCCACCCATGCAGATTCTCTCAACAATCTGGCAAACATCAAACGGGAGCAGGGGAACATTGAGGAAGCTGTCCGCCTTTATCGGAAGGCTCTTGAG gtgTTTCCAGAGTTTGCTGCTGCACATTCAAATTTAGCCAGCGTTCTCCAACAGCAAGGAAAGTTACAGGAAGCTCTGATGCATTACAAAGAGGCAATTAG AATCAGCCCCACGTTTGCAGATGCCTACTCCAATATGGGAAATACTTTGAAGGAAATGCAGGATGTTCAGGGAGCGCTGCAGTGCTACACCCGTGCCATTCAGATAAACCCAGCTTTTGCTGATGCCCATAGCAACCTGGCATCTATTCACAAG GATTCAGGGAATATACCAGAAGCCATTGCATCCTACCGCACCGCTCTGAAACTGAAACCTGATTTCCCTGATGCCTACTGCAACTTGGCTCACTGTCTGCAG ATTGTCTGTGACTGGACAGACTATGATGAAAGGATGAAGAAGCTGGTTAGCATTGTGGCTGATCAactggagaaaaacagactgCCTTCTGTCCACCCTCATCACAGCATGCTGTATCCCCTTTCTCACAGCTTTAGGAAAGCTATTGCTGAGAGACATGGAAATCTGTGCTTGGACAAG ATTAATGTACTTCACAAGCCGCCATATGAGCATCCAAAGGATTTGAAGGCCAGTGAAGGTCGACTTCGCATTGGTTATGTGAGCTCTGATTTTGGAAACCATCCAACATCACACCTAATGCAGTCAATCCCCGGCATGCATAACCCGGACAAATTTGag GTGTTCTGTTATGCCCTGAGTCCTGATGATGGTACGAACTTCCGTGTGAAAGTGATGGCAGAAGCAAATCACTTTGTTGACTTATCTCAG atacCGTGTaatgggaaagcagcagacCGCATACATCAGGATGGGATACACATTCTGATTAACATGAATGGCTATACCAAGGGAGCCCGGAATGAGTTGTTTGCTCTGAGACCAGCACCTATTCAG GCAATGTGGTTAGGGTATCCTGGAACCAGTGGGGCGTTGTTCATGGATTACATCATCACAGATAAAGAAACTTCTCCAGTTGAGGTGGCTGAGCAGTATTCAGAGAAATTAGCTTACATGCCAAACACTTTCTTTATTGGAGACCACGCCAACATGTTCCCCCATCTAAAG aaaaaagCAGTCATTGATTTCAAATCCAATGGTCATATTTATGATAACAGAATTGTTTTGAATGGCATTGACTTGAAGGCTTTCTTGGATAGCCTCCCTGATGTCAAGATTGTTAAG ATGAAGTGTCCTGATAGTGGAGACACTGCAGACAGCAACGCTGCCCTCAGTATGCCAGTCATTCCTATGAACACAATTGCAGAAGCTGTGATTGAGATGATTAATCGTGGACAAATTCAGATAACCATCAATGGATTCAACATTAGTAATGGACTTGCAACTACTCAG aTTAACAACAAAGCGGCAACTGGAGAAGAAGTTCCACGAACCATCATCGTTACCACCCGTTCTCAGTATGGCTTACCAGAAGATGCTGTTGTATACTGCAACTTCAATCAGCTCTATAAGATTGACCCTTCCACGCTGCAGATGTGGGCTAAT ATCCTAAAAAGAGTTCCAAACAgtgtgctgtggctgctgcgTTTCCCAGCTGTAGGAGAGCCCAATATTCAGCAGTATGCCCAAAACTTGGGTCTTTCCCAGAACAGAATCATCTTTTCTCCTGTTGCCCCCAAGGAAGAGCACGTGAGGAGAGGGCAGCTGGCTGATGTTTGTCTAGATACTCCCCTGTGCAATGGGCACACGACAGGGATGGATGTGCTCTGGGCTGGGACTCCTATGGTCACTATGCCAG GTGAAACGCTTGCATCACGAGTCGCTGCCTCCCAGCTTACTTGCCTTGGTTGTCTTGAGCTTATTGCGAAAAGTAGGCAGGAATATGAGGACATTGCTGTGAAACTGGGAACTGATCTGGAATA cctGAAAAAAATACGTGGCAAAGTCTGGAAGCAGAGAATATCCAGTCCTTTGTTCAACACCAAGCAGTACACGATGGACCTGGAGAGGCTTTACCTTCAGATGTGGGATCACTACGCTGCTGGCAACAAACCGGACCACATGATCAAGCCAGTGGAAGCCAGTGAATCTGCATGA